The Flaviramulus sp. BrNp1-15 genome has a window encoding:
- a CDS encoding SLC13 family permease: MLFILIITIGLFVWGKFTPDIVALISMLSLYLTGILDTTETLSGFSNPTVIMIAALFIIGEGIAQTGWTALAGKKFVEWAGKSVPKLLVIVTLGAGVLSGFVSNTGTVATLTPLTISSAWSIGTLPSKMLMPVAFGSNTGGLLTLTGTPPNIIASNALVDAGFEGFSFFEFGLIGLPLLIIALLYFRYIGYRLLPKNKTNNKPVNIESTFHNWIAAYKIDDDYYRLRVRSLSPLINTKIEDWQFEKNYNVSIIRIKRRHPNVLKGIPAFEEFPNPTTELLYHDIITVKGDTEAINKLMITFRLGLLPLEPITDELKHNLINQEVGMTEIIVNPNSILVGRKYKIGDYFKRFGIQLLAASRNNKPIQEKEIIVKAGDAFLIRGTWEHIDDLKKQHENLVIIGSPEGMAKNVEALNSKSYIALGALVLMIIFMVFKIVPGSIAALISAGIVLLTGCVPISKAYKGISWTSVVMIAAMIPMGIALQKTGTAQVIANGLVNYLGSIHPILLLGGVFLLTTTFSQVINNSATAVLMAPIAILAANSLNLSPAPFMIVVAISASTAFLTPIGTTTNAMVMTPGGYKFMDYLKVGAPLLLLFFIITLILVPIIWPF, encoded by the coding sequence ATGCTCTTCATTTTAATTATAACTATTGGTCTCTTTGTATGGGGGAAATTTACTCCAGACATTGTTGCACTAATTTCTATGTTGAGTTTATATTTAACAGGTATTTTAGATACTACAGAAACCTTAAGCGGTTTTAGTAATCCTACTGTTATTATGATTGCTGCTCTTTTTATAATTGGAGAAGGCATTGCACAAACAGGTTGGACAGCATTAGCTGGTAAGAAATTTGTTGAATGGGCAGGAAAAAGTGTTCCTAAACTATTAGTTATAGTTACATTAGGTGCAGGTGTTTTATCTGGTTTTGTAAGTAATACTGGTACAGTAGCTACTTTAACGCCACTAACCATATCTTCTGCTTGGAGCATTGGTACACTACCTTCTAAAATGCTTATGCCAGTAGCCTTTGGTTCTAACACGGGTGGTCTATTGACTTTAACAGGAACACCACCAAACATTATTGCAAGTAATGCCTTAGTTGATGCTGGATTTGAAGGCTTTTCATTCTTTGAATTTGGATTAATTGGTTTACCTCTATTAATTATTGCACTTTTATATTTTAGATATATTGGTTATAGACTTTTACCAAAAAACAAAACAAACAATAAACCTGTAAATATTGAATCTACATTTCATAACTGGATTGCTGCTTATAAAATAGATGATGACTACTATAGATTACGTGTACGTTCTTTGTCTCCTTTAATTAATACCAAAATTGAAGATTGGCAATTCGAAAAAAATTATAATGTATCGATTATTCGTATTAAAAGAAGACACCCTAATGTATTAAAAGGAATACCAGCTTTTGAGGAATTTCCAAACCCAACTACAGAATTACTTTATCATGATATTATTACCGTAAAAGGTGATACTGAGGCGATTAACAAATTAATGATTACCTTTAGATTGGGACTTTTACCTCTAGAACCTATTACAGATGAGCTTAAACACAACTTAATAAACCAAGAGGTAGGAATGACCGAAATAATTGTAAACCCAAATTCAATTTTAGTGGGTAGAAAATATAAAATAGGTGATTATTTTAAACGATTTGGAATTCAGCTTTTAGCTGCCTCAAGAAACAATAAGCCAATTCAGGAAAAAGAAATAATTGTAAAAGCAGGAGATGCCTTTTTAATTAGAGGTACTTGGGAACATATTGATGATTTAAAAAAACAACATGAAAACTTAGTTATAATAGGTAGTCCAGAAGGGATGGCAAAAAATGTTGAAGCATTAAATAGTAAATCTTACATTGCTCTGGGAGCTTTAGTTCTCATGATTATTTTTATGGTATTTAAAATTGTACCAGGCTCTATTGCAGCACTAATTTCTGCTGGCATAGTTTTGTTAACGGGTTGTGTGCCTATATCTAAAGCCTATAAAGGTATTAGCTGGACAAGTGTAGTTATGATTGCAGCTATGATTCCAATGGGTATTGCATTACAAAAAACAGGTACCGCACAAGTTATTGCTAATGGTTTAGTGAATTATTTAGGCTCTATACATCCAATCCTTTTATTAGGTGGTGTGTTTTTATTAACAACAACATTTAGTCAGGTAATAAATAACTCAGCAACTGCAGTATTAATGGCTCCAATAGCTATACTTGCCGCAAATTCTTTAAACCTTTCACCTGCACCGTTTATGATTGTAGTTGCCATAAGCGCATCAACAGCATTTTTAACCCCAATAGGAACAACAACAAATGCTATGGTAATGACACCTGGTGGATATAAATTCATGGATTACTTAAAAGTAGGCGCTCCTCTACTCTTACTATTTTTCATCATAACTCTAATACTAGTGCCAATAATATGGCCATTTTAA
- a CDS encoding VCBS repeat-containing protein encodes MAYTIMQILKVVTFLLLIICFSCTKDNVKVKTTNAGTMFTLLSNNQTNIRFKNAITETKDFNVLIYYYAYNGGGVAVGDINNDGLDDIYFTSNQQSNKLYLNKGNFKFEDITNKAMVNDLEGWSTGVNMIDINNDGWLDIYVCKSASLNNNQIRKNKLFVNQKDGTFKEEAQKWGIDDDGFSIQSYFFDYDKDGDLDMFLINHRNDFINSDHLVNIVTDKNLIPQTSDHLYRNDGNKFTDVTIDSQMVNKEFSLSASIGDYNNDGWLDVYVANDFITPDMLYINNKNGTFTNQINARVKHTSFSSMGSDYADVNNDFLPDLLVLDMSAEDHSRGKQNMPSMDTSGFWNMVNYGFNYSYMSNILNLNNGNGSFSDIAQFAGISKTDWSWAPLIADFDNDGYKDVFVSNGIKREIANQDFGRFLDSEQDSINTMSINQLLDVIPSEKLPNYAFKNTGNLSFTKVIKEWGFEKPLNTNGIAYSDLDNDGDLDLILNNLEDEASIYRNNSTNNFINIKLEGDKKNHFGIGAKVKLFTDSTHQYQEMFVARGYQSSISPILNFGIGKEDKINRIEVVWGDGKVTLESNIKANQNITIKQSKSTSYSETKQKNPIFFAKVDTKKLNVDFKHFENSFNDFSRQVLLPQKQSHQGPAMDVADVNNDGLEDLFIGGALNQPSELYIQTTSGTFNKTNQPSFESDKIFEDNGAHFFDSDGDGDLDLYVTSGGYELNENDKLLQDRLYLNNGEGSYIKSKALPKMLSSTKVVVSFDYDNDGDLDIFVGGRVVPGKYPLTPRSYILKNNNGNFVDVTKVVAPEFFEIGIVNDLIFSDYDGDNDKDLIVVGEWLPITIFNNNEGILQKANISSFEYTEGWWNTISEIDFDNDGDMDYFVGNLGGNNKFHPSIKKPLHVYGNNFDDDGNYDMILSKLYNGTLVPVRGKECSTSQNPFVSKKIKSYKEFANSSLADIYGDDMLTNSFHKAVYEFESVYIENKGNGVFEIHHLPSVAQLGPTMAFVFTDVNHDGHLDVIGSGAIHEAEVETVRYDSNTGYILLGNSKGDMKPYRDVSFYNNMNAKQMKLIDIHNEKHIVIANNNARVLIFKIRK; translated from the coding sequence GTGGCTTATACCATTATGCAAATACTAAAAGTAGTTACATTCTTATTGCTTATTATTTGTTTTTCATGTACAAAGGATAATGTAAAGGTTAAAACCACTAATGCAGGTACTATGTTTACATTACTTTCTAATAACCAAACAAACATTCGTTTTAAAAACGCTATAACTGAAACTAAAGATTTTAATGTTTTAATATACTATTATGCTTATAACGGAGGTGGTGTAGCTGTTGGAGATATAAATAATGACGGATTAGACGATATTTATTTTACTTCCAATCAACAATCAAATAAATTATACTTAAACAAAGGCAACTTTAAATTTGAAGATATTACTAATAAAGCAATGGTAAACGATTTAGAAGGCTGGAGTACTGGTGTAAACATGATAGATATAAATAATGATGGTTGGCTAGATATTTATGTATGTAAATCGGCTTCATTAAATAATAACCAAATTCGAAAAAACAAATTATTTGTTAACCAAAAAGATGGAACGTTTAAAGAAGAAGCACAAAAATGGGGTATAGATGATGATGGATTTTCCATACAGTCTTATTTTTTTGATTATGACAAAGATGGCGATTTAGATATGTTTCTTATAAACCATCGAAATGATTTTATAAATTCTGATCATCTTGTAAACATTGTAACAGATAAAAATCTTATTCCTCAGACTTCCGATCATCTTTATAGAAATGATGGTAATAAATTTACAGATGTAACTATAGACAGCCAGATGGTGAATAAAGAATTTAGCTTGAGCGCCTCAATAGGTGATTATAACAACGATGGATGGTTGGATGTTTATGTTGCTAATGATTTTATAACGCCAGATATGTTATACATAAACAATAAAAATGGCACGTTTACAAATCAAATTAATGCAAGAGTTAAACATACATCATTTAGTAGTATGGGATCTGATTATGCAGATGTTAACAACGATTTTTTACCAGATTTATTAGTTTTAGATATGTCTGCCGAAGACCATAGCCGGGGTAAACAAAATATGCCTAGTATGGATACTTCGGGTTTTTGGAATATGGTTAACTATGGGTTTAATTATTCTTATATGTCTAATATTCTAAATTTAAATAATGGTAATGGTTCATTTAGTGATATAGCACAGTTTGCAGGAATATCAAAAACAGATTGGAGTTGGGCACCACTTATTGCCGATTTTGACAACGATGGATATAAGGATGTTTTTGTGTCTAACGGTATAAAAAGAGAAATTGCAAATCAAGATTTTGGCCGTTTTCTTGATTCGGAGCAAGACTCAATTAATACTATGTCAATTAATCAACTTTTAGATGTAATTCCATCTGAAAAATTACCCAATTATGCTTTTAAAAATACAGGTAATTTATCTTTTACTAAAGTAATTAAAGAATGGGGCTTTGAAAAACCGCTAAATACTAATGGAATAGCTTATAGTGATTTGGATAATGATGGAGACCTAGATTTAATCTTAAATAATTTAGAAGATGAAGCCAGTATATACAGAAATAACTCAACAAATAATTTCATTAACATAAAACTAGAAGGTGATAAAAAAAACCATTTTGGTATTGGAGCCAAAGTAAAACTATTTACCGATAGCACTCATCAATATCAAGAAATGTTTGTAGCACGTGGGTATCAATCTTCTATATCTCCAATACTTAATTTTGGTATAGGTAAAGAGGATAAAATAAACAGAATTGAAGTTGTTTGGGGAGATGGTAAAGTGACTCTTGAAAGCAATATAAAGGCAAACCAAAACATAACTATTAAGCAATCAAAGTCCACTTCATATTCAGAGACAAAACAAAAAAATCCAATCTTTTTTGCTAAAGTTGATACTAAAAAGCTAAATGTTGATTTTAAACATTTTGAAAATAGTTTTAATGATTTTTCTCGACAAGTACTCTTACCACAAAAACAGTCTCACCAAGGACCAGCCATGGATGTTGCTGATGTAAACAATGATGGGTTAGAAGATTTATTTATAGGTGGGGCTTTAAATCAACCATCAGAACTTTATATACAAACCACTAGCGGAACATTCAATAAAACGAATCAACCTTCATTTGAAAGCGATAAAATATTTGAAGATAATGGAGCTCATTTTTTTGATTCAGACGGTGATGGCGATCTAGATTTATATGTAACAAGTGGGGGTTATGAGTTAAATGAAAATGATAAATTATTACAAGATAGATTGTATTTAAATAATGGAGAAGGTAGTTATATAAAATCTAAAGCATTGCCCAAAATGTTAAGTAGCACAAAGGTTGTGGTGTCTTTTGATTATGATAATGATGGTGATTTAGATATTTTTGTAGGTGGTAGAGTCGTGCCAGGAAAATACCCACTTACCCCAAGATCATATATTTTAAAAAATAATAATGGAAATTTTGTTGATGTCACTAAGGTAGTTGCTCCAGAATTTTTTGAAATAGGTATTGTTAACGATCTAATTTTTTCAGATTATGATGGCGATAACGATAAAGATTTAATTGTAGTTGGCGAATGGTTACCTATAACTATTTTCAATAATAATGAGGGAATACTTCAAAAAGCTAATATTTCTTCTTTTGAATATACAGAAGGTTGGTGGAATACTATATCTGAAATAGATTTTGATAACGATGGTGATATGGATTATTTTGTGGGTAACCTTGGCGGGAATAATAAATTTCATCCTTCTATAAAAAAACCACTGCATGTTTATGGTAACAATTTTGATGACGATGGAAATTACGATATGATTTTAAGTAAACTCTATAATGGTACTTTAGTTCCAGTGAGAGGAAAAGAATGTTCTACTAGCCAAAACCCATTTGTAAGTAAAAAAATTAAATCTTATAAAGAGTTTGCAAATTCAAGTTTGGCAGATATTTATGGCGATGATATGCTTACAAATTCTTTTCATAAAGCGGTTTATGAGTTTGAATCGGTTTATATTGAAAATAAAGGTAATGGAGTTTTTGAAATACATCATTTACCTAGTGTAGCGCAATTAGGTCCAACTATGGCGTTTGTATTTACTGATGTTAATCATGATGGGCATTTAGATGTAATAGGCTCAGGGGCAATACATGAAGCCGAAGTTGAAACAGTAAGATATGATTCTAATACGGGTTATATTTTATTAGGAAACTCAAAAGGAGATATGAAGCCTTACCGAGATGTTAGCTTTTACAATAACATGAACGCTAAACAAATGAAACTTATTGATATTCATAATGAAAAACATATTGTTATTGCTAATAATAATGCACGAGTATTAATATTTAAAATACGAAAGTGA
- the rlmF gene encoding 23S rRNA (adenine(1618)-N(6))-methyltransferase RlmF yields the protein MSNFHPKNKHKSGYDLDALCKAYPDLLPFVFINKYDNKTIDFANPKAVKSLNTALLFKHYNIDFWEFPDTNLCPPIPGRVDYIHHIADLLKSSGINKNIRVLDIGTGASCIYPILGYAEYKWDFIVTDIDENSLQYAQNIINKNDLSEHVKLRYQKDASKILNGILNKNDNFSVSICNPPFYKSEADALEATIKKLKGLNKTEGDTVRNFSGTQNELWYKGGEKAFLHNYLYESSLFKNQCVWFTSLVSKKDLVKGMYNSLKKLGATHTKTINMGQGNKASRIVAWTYK from the coding sequence ATGAGTAATTTTCATCCAAAAAATAAGCATAAATCAGGTTACGATTTAGATGCTTTATGTAAAGCGTATCCAGATTTATTGCCTTTTGTATTTATAAATAAATATGATAATAAAACTATAGATTTTGCAAACCCTAAAGCTGTAAAATCATTAAATACAGCTTTATTATTTAAGCATTATAATATTGATTTTTGGGAATTTCCAGATACGAATTTATGTCCGCCAATTCCTGGGCGTGTAGATTATATTCATCATATAGCTGATTTATTAAAAAGTTCTGGAATCAATAAAAACATAAGAGTTTTAGATATTGGAACTGGAGCAAGTTGCATTTATCCTATTTTAGGCTATGCTGAATATAAATGGGATTTTATTGTCACAGATATTGATGAGAATTCATTACAATATGCTCAAAATATCATTAATAAAAATGATTTGAGTGAGCATGTAAAATTAAGATATCAAAAAGATGCTTCTAAAATATTAAATGGTATTTTAAATAAAAACGATAACTTTTCGGTATCTATTTGTAATCCGCCTTTTTACAAATCTGAAGCAGATGCTTTAGAAGCTACAATTAAAAAACTTAAAGGTTTAAATAAAACAGAAGGTGACACAGTTAGAAATTTTTCGGGCACACAAAATGAATTGTGGTATAAAGGAGGTGAAAAAGCTTTTTTACATAATTACTTATATGAAAGTTCTTTATTTAAAAATCAGTGTGTTTGGTTTACTAGTTTAGTTTCAAAAAAAGACTTAGTCAAAGGAATGTATAATTCATTAAAAAAATTAGGAGCAACCCATACTAAAACTATTAATATGGGGCAAGGTAATAAAGCATCAAGAATTGTAGCTTGGACCTATAAATAG
- the bshB1 gene encoding bacillithiol biosynthesis deacetylase BshB1, with translation MKLDILAFGAHPDDVELGCGGTVAKEVANGKKIGIIDLTKGELGTRGTAETRHEEASASAKILGVTVRENLGFADVFFVNDKQHQIEVIKKIRKYQPEIVICNAFDDRHIDHGKGSKLVSDACFLSGLVKIETQDESSELQKPWRPKLVYHFIQWKHLEPDFVVDISGFIDKKMESVLAYKTQFYDANSKEPETPISSKNFTDSIIYRARDLGRLIGVEHAEGFNVERYVAVDSLFDLK, from the coding sequence ATGAAATTAGATATTCTTGCTTTTGGCGCTCATCCAGATGATGTTGAATTAGGATGTGGTGGCACTGTAGCAAAAGAGGTTGCCAACGGAAAAAAAATTGGGATTATAGATTTAACCAAAGGAGAACTTGGAACAAGAGGTACTGCTGAAACCAGACATGAAGAAGCATCAGCATCTGCCAAAATACTGGGTGTTACGGTTAGAGAAAACTTAGGTTTTGCTGATGTTTTTTTTGTTAATGATAAGCAACATCAAATAGAGGTTATTAAAAAGATACGTAAATACCAACCAGAGATTGTAATTTGTAACGCTTTTGATGATAGACATATTGACCATGGTAAAGGAAGTAAACTGGTAAGTGATGCCTGTTTTTTAAGTGGTTTAGTAAAAATTGAAACTCAAGATGAATCGAGTGAATTGCAAAAACCATGGCGACCAAAATTAGTGTATCATTTTATACAATGGAAACATTTAGAACCAGATTTTGTAGTTGATATTTCAGGGTTTATTGATAAAAAAATGGAATCTGTATTGGCTTATAAAACACAGTTTTACGATGCCAATAGTAAAGAACCTGAAACTCCTATTTCTAGTAAAAATTTTACAGATAGTATAATATATAGAGCTCGAGATTTAGGAAGACTAATAGGCGTAGAGCATGCAGAAGGGTTTAATGTTGAGCGCTATGTGGCTGTAGATAGTTTATTTGATTTAAAGTAG
- a CDS encoding DUF2490 domain-containing protein, producing the protein MKSRLLSFLLLITISYNYAQTNPENELGAWYTFSGNHKLSEKSSVSTLAQFWLYEETENFNFGLYNLGLNYKLSPKFTTTFALGYADIDGGFNTNKPHTYEKRISEQIGFKHKIVKLPIDHRFRAEQRFLHKANNNKTQHRLRYRFGTKISLNKTLFIRLHNEVVSILQRDINTENRFYSALGINVSKNSNLQLGYLNRKINGLNLHRLQVGLYIKTDHTKK; encoded by the coding sequence ATGAAATCCCGATTATTATCATTCTTACTGCTTATTACCATATCTTATAATTATGCACAAACAAACCCTGAAAATGAATTAGGAGCTTGGTATACTTTTTCTGGTAATCATAAACTATCTGAAAAATCAAGCGTAAGTACGTTAGCTCAATTTTGGTTATATGAAGAAACTGAAAACTTTAATTTTGGGTTATACAACTTAGGTTTAAACTATAAATTATCTCCAAAATTTACCACTACATTTGCACTTGGATATGCAGATATAGATGGTGGTTTTAATACAAACAAGCCACATACTTATGAAAAACGAATTTCTGAACAAATTGGGTTTAAACATAAAATTGTAAAATTACCCATAGATCATCGTTTTAGAGCAGAACAAAGATTTTTGCATAAAGCAAATAATAATAAAACACAACACCGTTTGCGCTATCGGTTTGGTACTAAAATATCTCTAAACAAAACTCTTTTTATTAGATTACACAATGAAGTTGTTTCGATCTTACAAAGAGATATTAACACAGAAAACAGGTTTTATTCTGCACTAGGAATAAATGTTTCTAAAAATTCAAATTTGCAATTAGGCTATTTAAACAGAAAAATAAATGGTTTGAATTTACACAGATTACAGGTTGGTTTATATATAAAAACAGATCATACTAAGAAATAA
- the pckA gene encoding phosphoenolpyruvate carboxykinase (ATP), with the protein METTGTVQNDKTLERYGLKDVTVNWNLSPEELQKITVEKGMGKETANGTLAINTGKFTGRSPQDRFLVKDDYTTDKIWWGKTNKAISPENFDRLKNEILKYLSGKEIYARDGYVCADPEYRTNIRTVTELPWSNMFVYNMFLRPSEKELENFKEDWLILCAPGYECPDPKGFGIRQGNFSILNFTQKIALVGGSAYTGEMKKGIFSALNLILPVERNVLPMHCSANVGKYGDTAIFFGLSGTGKTTLSADPDRKLIGDDEHGWTPDNTIFNFEGGCYAKVIDLTEEKEPEIYRAIKPGAILENIVFKDNGEPDFMDSSITQNTRVSYPIHHIDNIQETLFADNPKNIFFLTCDAFGVLPPVSKLTPGQAAYHFISGYTAKVAGTEAGITEPVPSFSACFGEPFMPLHPTVYGEMLSKKMTEAGVNVWLINTGWSAGPYGVGSRIKLKYTRAMITAILNGELDNVDYEQNFIFGLFMPKYCPGVPSEMLDPMNTWLQKGAYVGKAIQLAHSFHLNFEKFAAQASDQIIEGGPLIDEHHHLHEHF; encoded by the coding sequence ATGGAAACAACAGGAACAGTTCAAAATGACAAAACCTTAGAAAGGTATGGACTAAAAGACGTTACGGTTAACTGGAATTTATCACCTGAAGAACTTCAGAAAATTACAGTAGAAAAAGGAATGGGGAAAGAAACTGCAAATGGTACACTTGCTATTAATACTGGTAAGTTTACAGGTCGTTCACCTCAAGACCGTTTTCTTGTAAAAGATGATTATACTACAGATAAAATTTGGTGGGGAAAAACTAATAAGGCTATATCTCCTGAGAATTTTGATCGATTAAAAAATGAAATCCTTAAATATCTTTCTGGAAAAGAAATTTATGCAAGAGATGGCTACGTTTGTGCAGATCCAGAATACAGAACAAATATTAGAACAGTAACCGAATTACCTTGGTCTAACATGTTTGTATATAATATGTTTTTAAGACCTAGCGAAAAGGAGTTAGAAAACTTTAAAGAAGACTGGTTAATCCTTTGTGCACCAGGATATGAGTGTCCAGACCCAAAAGGTTTTGGTATTCGTCAGGGTAATTTTTCAATCTTAAATTTTACTCAAAAAATAGCTTTAGTAGGAGGATCTGCTTATACAGGTGAAATGAAAAAGGGTATTTTCTCTGCTTTAAACTTAATTTTACCAGTAGAAAGAAATGTGTTACCAATGCACTGTTCTGCTAACGTTGGTAAATATGGAGATACTGCTATTTTCTTTGGATTATCTGGTACAGGAAAAACAACATTATCTGCAGACCCTGATAGAAAATTAATTGGTGATGATGAGCATGGTTGGACACCAGATAACACGATTTTTAACTTTGAAGGCGGATGTTATGCAAAAGTAATAGATCTTACAGAAGAAAAAGAACCAGAAATCTATAGAGCTATTAAACCAGGAGCTATACTAGAAAACATAGTTTTTAAAGATAATGGTGAGCCAGATTTTATGGATAGCAGTATTACACAAAACACTCGTGTAAGTTACCCAATTCATCATATAGATAATATTCAGGAAACACTTTTCGCAGATAATCCTAAGAACATATTTTTCTTAACTTGTGATGCTTTTGGTGTATTACCTCCAGTATCTAAATTAACTCCTGGTCAGGCAGCTTACCACTTTATATCTGGTTATACTGCTAAAGTTGCAGGAACCGAAGCTGGAATTACAGAACCAGTACCATCATTCTCTGCTTGTTTTGGAGAACCTTTTATGCCATTACACCCAACAGTTTATGGTGAAATGTTAAGTAAAAAAATGACTGAAGCAGGTGTAAATGTATGGTTAATTAATACAGGTTGGAGTGCTGGACCTTACGGAGTAGGATCTCGTATTAAATTGAAATACACAAGAGCAATGATTACTGCAATCCTTAATGGAGAATTAGATAATGTTGATTACGAACAAAACTTCATTTTTGGATTATTCATGCCAAAATACTGTCCAGGTGTACCATCAGAGATGTTAGACCCTATGAACACTTGGTTACAAAAAGGAGCATATGTGGGTAAAGCTATTCAACTAGCTCACTCATTCCACTTAAACTTCGAGAAATTTGCAGCTCAGGCATCTGATCAAATTATTGAAGGTGGACCACTAATTGATGAACACCATCACTTACACGAACACTTTTAA